In the Mesotoga infera genome, TTCTGGAAGGTAGGAAGAGATTAGAACAATTCCCTTTCCAGATGCTAGAATCTCTCCGAACAACTTGTATATTTCAGACTTAGTTCCAACGTCGATTCCGACGGTCGGTTCATCGAATATCAGTACATCAGTGTTCTTGCAGAGCCATCTTGCTATAATTACCTTCTGCTGATTTCCACCGCTGAGCTCGGAGACTTTTTGGAAGATACTCCCGATCTTTATTGAGAGTTTGTCGACATAATCTCTAGCCTGTATATGTGCCTTCCGATAGTTTATCAGTGGCCCAGCCATTGCCTTGTCGAAGTTGATTATGTTTATGTTGAAATCGATATCCTGCTGCAAGAATATTCCCTGTTTTCTTCTGTCTTCAGGCAGATAACCGATTCCGTTCACTAACGCATCTTTGGGGTTCTTTATTGAAACTCTGGAACCTTCAACAAATATCCTTCCATCCTTAAGATTATCAACCCCAAAGAGAGCTCTCGCTATTTCCGTTCTTCCAGCACCGACAAGCCCGAAAAGCCCGACCACTTCGCCCGCTTTAACGTTGAAAGAGACATTCTCGAATCTATCGCCCGATAGGTTCTCTACTCTTAGAAGCTCTTTTTTTGGCTCTGTATCTTTCTTGTGGTACATTTCCTCTATAGATCTTCCGACCATTAGAGGGATTAGCTTATCAACGTTTTCCAATTCCTCTGTCAAATAAGTGCCAACCGTAGCTCCATCTTTTAGAACAGTCACCGTATCGCAGATGTCAAAGACCTCATCTAAGTTATGGGAGATATAAATGATGGCCGCTCCTTTCTTCTTGAGCTCCTTGATTATCCTGAATAGTATCTGAGTTTCATTTCTAGTTAGAACAGCAGTTGGCTCATCAAAAATGACCAGTTTCGGTCTTTGCCAGAGAGCCTTAGCAATTGTAATCATCTCACTCTCGGCTATGCTGAGCTCTTTGATGTTTCTATGAACGTTTATATCCAATCCAATTTCATCCAGAAAATCTTTGGATTCTTTGTACATCTTTCTCCAGTTGATAAATGGACCAATCTTGGGTTGCTGCCCCAGAAAGAAGTTTTCTGCTACTGAAAGATCGGGAGTGACCATGACATCCTGATAAACAGCATAGATTCCCAGCGCTTTAGATATCAATGGCGAATTTCTGGTAATTTCACTTCCCTCAAAGATCATTTTCCCTGAGTCCTTTGTATAAGCACCCGTTATTATCTTTATGAGTGTCGATTTTCCGGCTCCGTTCTCTCCTACAAGACCTCTTACTTCACCACTCTTGACGGAGAGGGAGACATCGTCAAGAGCTTTTACAGCAGGGAAGCTCTTGTTTATCCCTTCAAGATCAATTACAATCTTTTCCTCAGCCATGCCATCGCACTCCTTCAACTACCGTATTTCTTTTCATACTCTTCGTATATAGAGACGCTGGAACTGGAACCGAATACTGTAGCTCCCAGTTCCATGAATTTCTCGACCTGTTCTAGAGTCCTGACGCCGCCGGAGACTTTGATCTCTTTCTTCCCGGAAACGACGGAGTTAATCAGTTCAACATCGCGATAGGACGTTGCCCTGGGACCAAAACCTGTCCCCGTCTTCACGAAATC is a window encoding:
- a CDS encoding sugar ABC transporter ATP-binding protein, whose protein sequence is MAEEKIVIDLEGINKSFPAVKALDDVSLSVKSGEVRGLVGENGAGKSTLIKIITGAYTKDSGKMIFEGSEITRNSPLISKALGIYAVYQDVMVTPDLSVAENFFLGQQPKIGPFINWRKMYKESKDFLDEIGLDINVHRNIKELSIAESEMITIAKALWQRPKLVIFDEPTAVLTRNETQILFRIIKELKKKGAAIIYISHNLDEVFDICDTVTVLKDGATVGTYLTEELENVDKLIPLMVGRSIEEMYHKKDTEPKKELLRVENLSGDRFENVSFNVKAGEVVGLFGLVGAGRTEIARALFGVDNLKDGRIFVEGSRVSIKNPKDALVNGIGYLPEDRRKQGIFLQQDIDFNINIINFDKAMAGPLINYRKAHIQARDYVDKLSIKIGSIFQKVSELSGGNQQKVIIARWLCKNTDVLIFDEPTVGIDVGTKSEIYKLFGEILASGKGIVLISSYLPELMGMSDRIYVISNGKMAAEVQKKDFSEEHLLTLAMKNLVSKEKIKEAV